One Senegalia massiliensis DNA window includes the following coding sequences:
- the nagB gene encoding glucosamine-6-phosphate deaminase has translation MKIIKVKDYESMSKKAAFILASQVNIKDDSVLGLATGSTPLGMYKEIIQIYKERLIDFSNITTFNLDEYYGLSGKDHQSYRYYMNQNLFDHINIDKQNTFIPNGKTDNPELESNNYDKLVEEKGNIDLQVLGIGSNAHIGFNEPDEKFASGTHLVDLNEETIKANSRFFNSLDEVPKKAISMGMRNIMRAKKIILLASGIDKAEAIKNTIKGDIIPEVPASILQLHPDVTFIIDEEAASKL, from the coding sequence ATGAAAATTATTAAAGTAAAAGATTATGAATCAATGAGTAAAAAGGCAGCATTTATTTTAGCAAGTCAAGTAAATATTAAAGATGATTCAGTATTAGGACTTGCGACTGGGTCTACGCCATTAGGCATGTATAAAGAAATAATTCAAATATATAAAGAAAGATTAATTGATTTTAGTAATATTACTACATTTAATCTTGATGAATATTATGGACTTTCAGGTAAAGATCATCAAAGTTATAGATATTATATGAATCAAAATTTATTTGATCATATAAACATAGACAAACAAAATACTTTTATTCCAAATGGTAAAACTGATAATCCTGAATTAGAATCTAATAATTATGATAAGTTAGTAGAAGAAAAAGGTAATATTGATTTACAAGTACTTGGAATAGGGAGCAATGCACATATTGGATTTAATGAACCAGATGAAAAATTTGCTTCTGGAACACATTTAGTTGACTTAAATGAAGAGACGATTAAAGCTAATTCAAGATTCTTCAATAGCTTAGATGAAGTACCTAAAAAGGCAATAAGTATGGGTATGAGAAATATAATGAGAGCAAAGAAAATAATATTACTTGCAAGTGGTATTGATAAAGCTGAAGCTATAAAGAATACAATAAAGGGAGATATTATACCTGAAGTTCCAGCTTCTATATTACAACTTCATCCAGATGTTACATTTATAATTGATGAAGAGGCTGCTTCTAAACTATAA
- the nagA gene encoding N-acetylglucosamine-6-phosphate deacetylase: MNAIINGKIILEDKILENHVLIYEKKILDIVPNEEFEQKDKKIIDAKDNFVSPGFIDIHIHGSSGCDTMDGDINSINTISETILKNGVTSFLPTTMTMDLESIYNALDTVRESMTKELNGAKVLGAHMEGPFINPKYKGAQKEEYIIKPEYDSIEKYMDVIKLITYAPERDENFNFLENVIKNESTTLSIGHTEASYEQAMEAIKRGASHSTHMFNAMTGLHHRNPGVVGAIMDSDISTEIIADNIHLHNAIYNIAYRLKGPDKLVLITDAMRAACLKSGSYDLGGQEVIVKDNAARLEDGTLAGSVLRLNQAVKNMYDNTELPLYECVKLASLNPSKVININNERGSLEKNKYADIIIFDEQINIINAIVEGESKHENY; the protein is encoded by the coding sequence ATGAACGCAATAATTAATGGAAAAATAATATTAGAAGATAAAATACTAGAAAATCATGTATTAATTTATGAAAAAAAGATATTAGATATAGTACCTAATGAAGAATTTGAACAAAAGGATAAAAAAATCATTGATGCAAAAGATAATTTTGTATCTCCAGGTTTTATAGATATACACATACATGGTTCCAGTGGGTGTGATACTATGGATGGTGATATTAATTCTATAAATACTATTAGTGAAACAATATTAAAAAATGGCGTAACTTCATTTTTACCAACTACAATGACTATGGATTTAGAATCCATATATAATGCATTAGATACTGTAAGAGAATCAATGACTAAAGAGTTAAATGGAGCAAAAGTATTAGGGGCTCATATGGAAGGACCATTTATAAACCCTAAATATAAAGGTGCTCAAAAGGAAGAATATATTATAAAGCCTGAATATGATTCAATAGAAAAATATATGGATGTTATAAAGCTAATAACATATGCTCCAGAGAGAGATGAAAATTTCAACTTTTTAGAAAATGTAATTAAAAATGAAAGTACTACACTTTCAATTGGTCATACTGAAGCTAGTTATGAACAGGCAATGGAAGCTATAAAAAGAGGTGCTTCACATAGTACTCATATGTTCAATGCAATGACAGGACTTCATCATAGAAATCCTGGTGTAGTAGGGGCAATTATGGATAGTGATATTAGTACTGAAATTATAGCAGATAATATACATCTTCATAATGCAATTTATAATATAGCCTATAGACTAAAAGGACCTGATAAGTTAGTTCTTATAACAGATGCAATGAGAGCAGCTTGTTTAAAGTCTGGAAGTTATGATTTAGGTGGTCAAGAAGTTATTGTAAAGGACAATGCAGCAAGACTGGAAGATGGAACACTTGCAGGAAGTGTTTTAAGATTAAATCAAGCTGTGAAAAATATGTATGATAATACTGAATTACCACTTTATGAATGTGTTAAGCTTGCAAGTTTAAACCCTTCAAAGGTAATAAATATAAATAATGAAAGAGGAAGTCTTGAAAAAAATAAATATGCAGATATAATTATATTTGATGAACAAATAAATATAATTAATGCTATAGTTGAAGGGGAAAGTAAACATGAAAATTATTAA
- a CDS encoding GntR family transcriptional regulator, which yields MAIMHKYQIIEEYIKTNIENGTFERGKPIYSELKLAEMFKVTRITVRQAISNLVSEGYLYKIKGSGTYVSDQKLVKDSLGLTSFTEDIKLLDKKPSSKVLSMEIIEASETYAKRLKIKNKDLIFKIERIRYADNEPWGYEVVLRPFHFTPNLKKEDNEKSIFEYLKKQGVNISYSDQTIEALLAHKKTAEHLRIKIGDPILLIKSITYLEEGMPLQYTKSFYRGDRYKFSNRAYRQ from the coding sequence ATGGCTATAATGCATAAATATCAAATAATTGAAGAATATATAAAAACAAATATTGAAAATGGAACCTTTGAAAGAGGAAAGCCTATTTATTCAGAATTGAAATTAGCAGAAATGTTTAAAGTAACTAGAATAACAGTTAGACAAGCAATAAGTAATTTAGTTAGTGAAGGGTATTTATATAAAATAAAAGGTAGTGGAACTTATGTTTCTGATCAGAAGTTAGTTAAAGATAGCTTGGGTCTTACTAGTTTTACAGAGGATATAAAACTCTTAGATAAAAAGCCAAGTTCTAAAGTTTTAAGTATGGAAATCATTGAAGCTAGTGAAACATACGCCAAAAGATTAAAAATTAAAAATAAAGATTTAATCTTTAAAATTGAAAGAATAAGATATGCAGATAATGAACCTTGGGGATATGAGGTTGTATTAAGACCTTTTCATTTCACCCCAAATCTTAAAAAAGAAGATAATGAAAAATCAATATTTGAATATCTTAAAAAACAAGGGGTAAATATTTCATACTCAGATCAAACAATTGAAGCTCTTCTAGCACATAAAAAAACAGCAGAGCATTTAAGAATTAAAATAGGGGATCCTATACTGTTAATAAAATCAATAACTTATTTAGAAGAAGGAATGCCTTTACAATATACTAAATCCTTTTATAGAGGAGATAGATATAAGTTTAGTAATAGAGCATATAGACAATAA
- the anmK gene encoding anhydro-N-acetylmuramic acid kinase AnmK: MKYCIGLMSGTSLDGIDSVLLEIEGKGIDTKYKEIYFNCYPIDEDIKNEIHDSMDAKKSNVALICSLNYKLGNLFADACIDLCKKANISLDNVDFIASHGQTIYHNPNLEGKLVPSTLQIGEPSVIAYRTNTKVISNFRGKDIAAGGQGAPLVPYVDYILFNKYKKNIAIHNIGGIANTTILKKDTSKDEILAFDTGPGNMIIDELCRRLKGIEYDKNGEIAKRGRIDYELLNKMMSHSFFEQQPPKSTGREHFGSFYVEQLIKENNNIDANSLIATATEFTAETMADSYKRFILNNIDLDEIILCGGGAYNLTLRESLERKLKNIKISSMEDHSMNSFSKEAVAFAILGNECLNNIKSNIKSATGAKNYVVLGDITNS, encoded by the coding sequence ATGAAATATTGTATTGGACTTATGAGCGGGACAAGTTTAGATGGTATTGATAGTGTTTTATTAGAAATTGAGGGAAAGGGTATAGATACAAAATATAAAGAGATATATTTTAATTGTTATCCTATAGATGAAGATATAAAAAATGAAATTCATGATAGCATGGATGCTAAAAAATCTAATGTAGCTTTAATATGCAGTTTGAATTATAAATTAGGTAACTTATTTGCAGACGCATGTATAGATCTATGTAAAAAAGCTAATATTTCTTTAGACAATGTAGATTTCATTGCAAGTCATGGACAAACTATTTATCATAATCCTAACTTAGAAGGAAAATTGGTTCCATCTACTTTGCAAATAGGAGAACCTTCAGTAATTGCATATAGAACCAATACAAAAGTTATATCTAATTTTAGAGGAAAGGATATTGCTGCAGGTGGTCAAGGGGCCCCTTTAGTACCATATGTTGATTACATTTTATTTAATAAATATAAAAAGAATATTGCTATACACAATATTGGTGGCATAGCCAACACTACTATATTAAAGAAAGATACTTCAAAAGATGAAATACTTGCCTTCGATACCGGTCCAGGAAATATGATAATAGATGAATTATGCAGAAGACTTAAAGGGATTGAATATGATAAAAATGGTGAGATTGCAAAAAGAGGTAGAATAGATTATGAATTGCTGAACAAAATGATGTCTCATTCTTTTTTTGAACAACAGCCGCCTAAATCTACCGGTAGAGAGCATTTTGGTTCTTTTTATGTTGAACAATTAATAAAAGAAAATAATAATATTGATGCAAATTCTTTAATAGCCACTGCTACTGAATTTACAGCAGAGACAATGGCAGATTCATATAAGCGCTTTATACTAAATAACATAGACTTAGATGAAATAATTCTTTGTGGTGGAGGAGCTTATAATTTAACCCTTAGAGAATCATTGGAAAGAAAATTAAAAAACATTAAGATAAGTTCAATGGAAGATCATAGCATGAACTCTTTTTCTAAAGAAGCAGTTGCATTTGCAATATTAGGGAATGAGTGTTTAAATAATATAAAGAGCAATATTAAATCCGCAACTGGAGCTAAAAATTATGTAGTATTGGGAGATATAACAAATAGTTAA